The following is a genomic window from Dehalogenimonas sp. 4OHTPN.
CTGGGTGATGGGTCATCTTCAGGCGTGAATATCAGATATGTCATACAGGAACATCAGGCCGGCACCGGCCATGCCCTTAAACAGGCTGAGTCACTGGCGGATAATGAATTCCTGCTGCTGCCGGGCGACCATCTTATCGAGGCGGCAACGATTAGAGAAATCTGCATGCTTGATCCGCTTGCCTTGCTGGTAAAACGGATCCCAAATAACCAGACCGTTCGGTACGGGGCTGTTTCGATTAGCGACGGCCAGGTGAAAGAGATCACTGAAAAGCCCGCCCAGCCATGTGACAAGCCGGTCAGTACGGGCATCTTCAAACTAAACAAAACGATATTTCAGTACCTAGGGCAGGAGTCGGATATCCCTGCGGCTATCAATACAATGGTCGCAAAGGGAGCTAGGATTCGGGCAGTCGAGGCTGACGGAGCCTGGCTTGATGCAATCTATCCCTGGGACCTCCTGGACCTTAACAATCATGCCCTGAAAACATTGCCTCCGGATATCCACGGCACTATAGAGAACGGTGTATTCACCTCCAGCGTCACCTCCATCGGTACCTCCAGCCGGATCAGGTCGGGGAGTTATCTCACCGGTCCGGCGCTCATCGGCGGATTATGCAATATAGGCCCGGCGGCAATTATCGGTCCGGGGGTATCAATCGGGGACAATGTATCCGTTGGGGCGTTTTGTGTGATTACTAACAGTATCATCGGCGACGACGTCGTTATCGGTCCGGGCGCAGTAATCGAGAATTCGATAATCGGCCCGGGGTGCAGCATTGGGGCTAACTTTTCATCCTGCAGCGGCGAGGCAGAGATAAAAGTCGGCGGCGAATGGCTGGTGCGAAAGGCCGGCTCAATTATCGGCGAAAACTGCCGTCTTGAAGCATCTGTGGTTGCTTCGCCGGGAGTGGTCCTGGGCAACGAAAGTTCCGTCGTGGCAATGAAAAATATCGCCGGCAGATTTGCCGACGGCTCCAGGGTCGTATAGGTGTGCGGCATCGTCGGCTACGTCGGCTCGCGCCAGGCTAAGACCGTTTTACTCGGCATGATGCTCCGCCTGGAATACCGCGGCTACGATTCCTGCGGCCTGGCGACCGTTGAGACCGGGGTTAACCTCGTGAAAGCCGCGGTACGGGTCCAGGACCTTGCCGATCGGGGGATGGAAATGCCGGGGACTTACGGGATAGGCCACACCCGCTGGGCCAGCGTCGGCGCGGTAACTCAGGAAAACGCGCATCCGTTCATGGCTTGCGACCACGCTGTAGTTATCGCCCACAACGGTAACATCAAGAACTTTGCCGAATTGAAAAAACGGCTGGAGAATTCCGGACATCAATTCTCATCGCAAACAGATTCCGAAGTGATTGCCCACCTGATAGAAGGGTATTACCATGGTGACTTAGCAGACGCGTTGGGACAGGCGGTCAAAGAACTCGACGGTCCTTTCGCCGTCATCGCTCTGCATCCTGACAGCAGGCGGTTGGTCGCTGCCGTAAATGGCTGCCCCATAGTCATAGGACTGGGCGAGGGAGAAAATTGGCTGGCGTCAGATGTGCCCGCCCTGCTGGAATACACCGGCCGGGTAATTTACCTGGAAGACGGTGACATCGCCGCCGTAGAAGCCGATTCCGTGAAGATATGCGCGAAGGGAAGGCTGGTCAGCCGGGCAAGTCAGACAATCGGGTGGGCCCCGGAGTCTGTAGCCAGAGCCGGCTATCAACACCTGATGCTGAAAGAAATCCATGAACAGCCGCGGATTATTCGAAACATAATCCAGCGAAAACAGTCCGCCTGGCTGCCGGCCGATTCTTTCGGAGAGACCACTTGCGGTGTTCTGCTAATCGGCTGCGGCAGTTCCTACCATGCCTGTCTGGCGGGAAAAATCTTGATAGAAGGGCTCTCGGGAATTCAAGCCAACGCAGAGCTGGCAACAGAGTTATTTGACGTTACAGGCTCCACGCGGCGATATCGGGCAGTGATCGGCCTGTCGCAGTCAGGCGAGACGGCCGATACCTGCGCCGCCTTGGACAGACAGCGCCAGGCAGGCTTTTATACAATCGCCATCTCAAACGTGCCAGGGTCCAGGATCACGCGCCTGGCCGAACAGACGATTCTCACCGATGCCGGGCCGGAAATATCGGTTGCCGCCACTAAAAGCTTCACTGCCCAACTTGTCACTTTGCTCAATATGGGCCTGGCTTTACCGTCAAAAGAGCCCAGGCGGGCGCTCGATTTGACAGGAGAACTTCGGGCCTTACCGGCGATGCTGCAAAGGATTCTCGACCGGGAAAACGCTCATGCCTCCGCCGCTCGGTGGCTGGCATCCTTCAAAAACATTATCTGTATCGGGCGAGGCATTCTTCTGCCGATTGCTCTCGAGTGCGCTTTGAAGCTGAAGGAAATTACTTATATCCACGCGGAGGGATGCGCCGCGGGCGAACTTAAGCACGGCACTCTGGCGTTACTCTCGCCTGCCACCCCAGTGATCGCCTTCATGGGTACCGACGAGACGCGAGCGCAAATGCTGACCGCGATACGCGAAGTCAAGGCGCGGGGAGTTCCCGTGCTGGCAATAGCGCCCGAAGGTGAAGAGGATTTGGAGGATCTTGCTGACAGGGTCATCCTTCTGCCCCGTACCGACCCGCTGCTCCAGCCGGTGCTTGCGGCGGCGGCCGCCCAACTGCTGGCTTACCACACTGCTCTTTCCCTAGACCTGCCTATCGACACCCCGCGTAATTTGGCAAAGAGCGTTACCGTCGAGTAAACTCAAATACATTAAAGCCTGATTGGAGGACTCCGTGTACAAGAAATTGTTAGTGCCGCTTGATGGTTCTGAGCTTTCTGAAACCATCCTGCCGCAAGTTGTCGCGGTGGCTAAACCAGCTTCGGCTGCGGTAGTGCTCCTTAGAGTCAGGGAGTCCCTGGACCGCGGCGTGAGGCAGACCTTAGGTGAGGATATTGCTGAAAAACTGGACACGGTCAACCGGGAAGAGATTCAAGGCTATCTCGACCGGATCGCCGGTGACCTGCTCCGCGACGGCATCGCTGCTGACATTGCCATTGCCGAAGGGAACCCGGCCGAGGCAATTATCAATTACGCCTCGACTCACGCCGTCGACCTTATCGTAATGGCTACCCATGGCCGGGGCGGCCTGACACGTTGGGCTTTCGGCTCCGTCGCTGATAAGGTACTGCGTCAGTCTCCAGTACCGGTGCTGCTGAGCCCGGTGACCGGCTCCAGAGCTTAGCGGCTGTATAACCCGGTGACCAGAACTTCAGCCAGAACGTGACCGGAGACTGCCCTGTCGAATTGTTCCCGCCCGGCGCCGGGGTTCAACACCGGCACGGCGTCCAGAGCCATCAGGCGGTAACGATAGTGATGGACAGAACCGGGCGGCGGGCAGGAAGGGTAATAGCCGTAGGCGCCTCCTGAATTAACACCTTGCATCATCCCATTGGGAAGCTCCG
Proteins encoded in this region:
- a CDS encoding sugar phosphate nucleotidyltransferase — encoded protein: MRQAIILAAGEGQRLRPLTASRPKVMLKAAGKPIIGYVIESLIACGIRNILIVAGYRRDQLFDALGDGSSSGVNIRYVIQEHQAGTGHALKQAESLADNEFLLLPGDHLIEAATIREICMLDPLALLVKRIPNNQTVRYGAVSISDGQVKEITEKPAQPCDKPVSTGIFKLNKTIFQYLGQESDIPAAINTMVAKGARIRAVEADGAWLDAIYPWDLLDLNNHALKTLPPDIHGTIENGVFTSSVTSIGTSSRIRSGSYLTGPALIGGLCNIGPAAIIGPGVSIGDNVSVGAFCVITNSIIGDDVVIGPGAVIENSIIGPGCSIGANFSSCSGEAEIKVGGEWLVRKAGSIIGENCRLEASVVASPGVVLGNESSVVAMKNIAGRFADGSRVV
- the glmS gene encoding glutamine--fructose-6-phosphate transaminase (isomerizing); translation: MCGIVGYVGSRQAKTVLLGMMLRLEYRGYDSCGLATVETGVNLVKAAVRVQDLADRGMEMPGTYGIGHTRWASVGAVTQENAHPFMACDHAVVIAHNGNIKNFAELKKRLENSGHQFSSQTDSEVIAHLIEGYYHGDLADALGQAVKELDGPFAVIALHPDSRRLVAAVNGCPIVIGLGEGENWLASDVPALLEYTGRVIYLEDGDIAAVEADSVKICAKGRLVSRASQTIGWAPESVARAGYQHLMLKEIHEQPRIIRNIIQRKQSAWLPADSFGETTCGVLLIGCGSSYHACLAGKILIEGLSGIQANAELATELFDVTGSTRRYRAVIGLSQSGETADTCAALDRQRQAGFYTIAISNVPGSRITRLAEQTILTDAGPEISVAATKSFTAQLVTLLNMGLALPSKEPRRALDLTGELRALPAMLQRILDRENAHASAARWLASFKNIICIGRGILLPIALECALKLKEITYIHAEGCAAGELKHGTLALLSPATPVIAFMGTDETRAQMLTAIREVKARGVPVLAIAPEGEEDLEDLADRVILLPRTDPLLQPVLAAAAAQLLAYHTALSLDLPIDTPRNLAKSVTVE
- a CDS encoding universal stress protein, which gives rise to MYKKLLVPLDGSELSETILPQVVAVAKPASAAVVLLRVRESLDRGVRQTLGEDIAEKLDTVNREEIQGYLDRIAGDLLRDGIAADIAIAEGNPAEAIINYASTHAVDLIVMATHGRGGLTRWAFGSVADKVLRQSPVPVLLSPVTGSRA